The following proteins are encoded in a genomic region of Apis mellifera strain DH4 linkage group LG14, Amel_HAv3.1, whole genome shotgun sequence:
- the LOC412954 gene encoding protein KTI12 homolog — protein MPVILMTGIPCSGKTTRTCELKKYFINEAKKKVEIINEIDVVTKTGFDRNKFFADSKNEKRVRSDIKSSIQRLLNINDILIIDASNYIKGYRYEIYCMTKLYKTPQCTIFCDIPVEHAWLWNTKRPEYEQYNRDIFDALVMRYEAPDNKNRWDAPLFNILPEDELKFDDIYKSLYEVKAPKPNLSTQCPSLSSTNYLYELDIITQEVVNAILSSKQLGIESEFKIPKYNLTVHNPCTAIQLMRLRRQFLIYSKMQQSEINQIASLFVQYLNKSL, from the exons atgccaGTTATACTTATGACTGGTATACCATGTAGTGGTAAAACAACAAGAACTtgcgaattgaaaaaatattttataaatgaagcaaaaaaaaaggtagaaattataaatgaaattgatgtTGTGACTAAAACAGGTtttgatcgaaataaattttttgctg AttcaaaaaacgaaaaaagagtGAGAAGTGATATAAAGTCATCAATACAAcgactattaaatataaatgatatattaattattgatgcCAGTAATTACATTAAAGGATATCGTTACGAGATCTATTGTatgacaaaattatataaaactccTCAGTGTACAATATTTTGTGATATACCAGTTGAACATGCTTGGTTGTGGAACACAAAGAGACCAGAATATGAACAATATAACAGAGATATTTTTGATGCACTTGTAATgag atatgaagcaccagataataaaaatcgttgGGATGCaccattatttaatatattaccaGAAGATGAACtaaaatttgatgatatttataaatcactaTATGAAGTAAAAGCACCAAAACCTAATTTAAGTACACAATGT cCATCATTATCTTCTACTAATTATTTGTATGAATTGGATATAATTACTCAAGAAGTAGTTAAC GCAATATTATCATCTAAGCAATTAGGTATTGAAAGTGAATTTAAAATACCAAAATATAACTTGACAGTACATAATCCATGTACTGCAATACAACTTATGAGACTACgaagacaatttttaatttatagtaaaatgcaacaaagtgaaattaatcaaattgcatcattatttgtacaatatcttaataaaagtttataa